One part of the Chryseobacterium sp. 7 genome encodes these proteins:
- a CDS encoding dienelactone hydrolase family protein, producing MIRSILLTTMLMASGSLFSQKLKTVSYQDGSQKLNGLITSNAGKKLPGVLILPAWKGIDEEAKTAAIELEKQGYIAFVADIYGEGKIPADNESAAKTSGYYKQNYQEYQKRISLALEQLKKNGATSDKIAVIGYCFGGTGALESARGHLPVAGVVSIHGSLARDQSRKNEALSAKILIENPADDKSVTPDDYNNLIKEMNEGNADWQIITYAHSKHTFTDPKSPDYNPTMAKRAWNHTLMFLKEILK from the coding sequence ATGATACGTTCCATCTTATTAACCACAATGCTTATGGCTTCAGGAAGTCTTTTCAGTCAAAAACTTAAAACGGTCTCCTATCAGGACGGTTCACAGAAACTGAATGGTCTTATTACCTCCAACGCAGGAAAAAAACTTCCGGGAGTATTAATTCTTCCTGCCTGGAAAGGTATTGATGAAGAAGCTAAAACAGCTGCTATCGAACTGGAAAAGCAAGGTTACATTGCTTTTGTCGCTGATATTTATGGTGAAGGAAAAATTCCGGCTGACAATGAGTCTGCTGCAAAAACTTCAGGATATTATAAACAAAACTATCAGGAATACCAGAAAAGAATTTCGCTGGCATTGGAACAATTGAAGAAAAACGGAGCTACTTCTGATAAAATAGCTGTTATTGGATATTGTTTCGGAGGCACAGGAGCATTAGAATCTGCCAGAGGGCATCTGCCTGTAGCTGGTGTTGTTTCTATCCACGGAAGTCTTGCCAGAGATCAGAGTAGAAAAAATGAAGCTTTGTCTGCTAAAATTCTTATTGAAAATCCCGCTGATGATAAAAGTGTAACTCCTGATGATTACAATAACCTCATCAAAGAAATGAATGAAGGAAATGCCGACTGGCAGATTATCACCTATGCTCATTCTAAACATACTTTTACAGATCCGAAATCTCCGGATTATAATCCGACAATGGCCAAAAGAGCTTGGAACCATACGCTGATGTTCTTAAAAGAAATTCTGAAATAA
- a CDS encoding cupin domain-containing protein — protein sequence MKKYKIQQSPFVVPTTDGKLIEEHWGNSTGNSNVSIAHMVAPPDWREPHQTPEFDEFTYIISGKKQFEIDGEIVVLEKGQSILIEKGVRIRYSNPFSEPCEYLAVCLPAFSMELVHREE from the coding sequence ATGAAAAAATATAAAATTCAACAATCACCATTTGTAGTGCCTACTACAGACGGAAAACTGATCGAAGAACACTGGGGAAATTCCACAGGAAATTCTAACGTTTCTATCGCTCATATGGTAGCCCCTCCGGATTGGAGAGAACCTCACCAGACCCCTGAATTTGATGAATTTACTTACATCATTTCAGGGAAAAAGCAATTTGAAATAGACGGTGAGATTGTTGTTCTGGAAAAAGGACAAAGCATTCTTATTGAAAAAGGAGTAAGAATCCGTTACAGCAATCCGTTTTCAGAACCTTGTGAATATCTTGCGGTCTGTCTGCCCGCTTTCTCAATGGAATTGGTGCACAGAGAAGAATAA
- a CDS encoding kelch repeat-containing protein — MYNVASNNWIWKGGTKNPNTVSNRHANYGSQGIYSSANIPGARVRGKTWTDAQGNFYLYGGYGSDETSANEGYLNDVWKYDIAQNQWVWLSGDKTVNNFSSTSYPVADYGTGISWADENKDFWYFTNAKMWKYQTNTNSWSVVGTPPPYGNASYGTMGTESSSNLPGDRNKALTWTGKNGDLWLFGGNSTYQQNLWKYNIYTNNWTWMYGPQSSSSYDYGQLNVPSNMNLPPYRRYSATWNDTLGNLYFFGGTQTEAYDHLSYNDVWRIDIANYTLNTNESIKSDGKYKVYPSLFSNEITVESAESFEKVTISDFSGKNVKTLNFYPDKKRMINLSELNSGAYIVTVHGLKNKALFSAKIIKK; from the coding sequence ATGTACAACGTTGCATCCAACAACTGGATTTGGAAAGGTGGAACAAAAAATCCTAATACTGTTTCTAACAGACATGCCAATTATGGAAGCCAGGGGATATACTCTTCAGCTAATATTCCGGGAGCAAGAGTAAGAGGAAAGACATGGACAGATGCCCAGGGAAATTTTTACTTATATGGAGGTTATGGTTCTGATGAAACTTCTGCAAATGAAGGATATTTAAATGACGTATGGAAATACGATATTGCTCAAAACCAATGGGTATGGCTGAGTGGGGATAAAACCGTTAATAACTTCAGCAGTACCAGTTATCCTGTAGCTGACTACGGAACCGGCATCAGCTGGGCCGACGAAAACAAAGACTTCTGGTATTTTACCAATGCCAAAATGTGGAAATATCAAACCAATACCAACAGCTGGTCTGTAGTTGGTACTCCTCCTCCTTACGGAAATGCCAGCTATGGAACTATGGGAACAGAAAGCTCGTCCAATTTACCCGGAGACAGAAACAAAGCATTAACATGGACAGGTAAAAACGGAGATCTGTGGCTATTTGGCGGAAATAGCACCTATCAGCAAAATTTATGGAAATACAATATCTATACAAATAATTGGACCTGGATGTATGGCCCTCAGTCTTCATCTTCTTATGATTATGGTCAGTTAAATGTTCCTTCCAATATGAATTTACCACCATACAGACGCTATTCTGCTACCTGGAATGATACGCTTGGAAATTTATATTTCTTTGGAGGTACACAGACAGAAGCTTATGATCACCTGAGTTATAATGATGTTTGGAGAATAGATATTGCCAATTATACCCTGAATACCAATGAATCTATAAAATCAGATGGAAAATACAAGGTTTATCCGTCTCTTTTTTCAAACGAGATAACGGTAGAATCGGCTGAAAGTTTTGAAAAAGTAACAATTTCTGATTTTTCCGGTAAAAATGTAAAAACATTAAATTTCTATCCAGATAAAAAAAGGATGATTAATTTATCAGAGCTGAATTCCGGAGCTTATATAGTAACTGTTCATGGATTGAAAAACAAAGCTCTGTTTTCAGCAAAAATTATAAAAAAATAA
- a CDS encoding Crp/Fnr family transcriptional regulator — MVEKLLQSGIHWERKEFRRNEFLKISGSTDTSIYFIENGSVRIFMMDENEERIIRFGYTGNIIVSLDSFLSGKPSNLYIQAIKKTTVKMASKKDFYEFVKADEEHMKFWMNVLEDLVLQQLEREKDLLINAPGERFERVLKRSPKLFQEVPNKYIANYLRMSPETLSRLKKS, encoded by the coding sequence ATGGTTGAAAAATTGCTTCAAAGTGGAATCCATTGGGAAAGAAAAGAATTCAGGAGAAATGAATTTCTTAAAATTTCCGGCAGTACAGATACCAGCATTTATTTTATTGAAAACGGAAGTGTCCGGATCTTTATGATGGATGAAAATGAGGAAAGAATTATTCGTTTTGGGTATACTGGAAATATTATTGTAAGCCTGGACTCTTTTTTATCAGGAAAACCTTCGAATCTTTACATTCAGGCGATTAAGAAAACAACAGTAAAAATGGCCTCAAAAAAGGATTTTTATGAATTTGTAAAAGCTGATGAAGAACACATGAAATTCTGGATGAATGTTTTGGAAGATCTCGTATTACAGCAGCTTGAAAGAGAAAAAGATCTGCTGATCAATGCTCCGGGAGAACGTTTTGAAAGGGTTTTAAAACGAAGCCCGAAACTGTTTCAGGAAGTTCCCAATAAATATATCGCCAATTATCTGAGGATGTCTCCGGAAACTTTATCCAGGCTTAAAAAATCTTGA
- a CDS encoding PepSY-associated TM helix domain-containing protein: protein MENKKINPKKRQGKSLTKRITGWLHLWLGLVSGIIVLTVTLSGTVFVFCDEIIDLCGGSAKYVETPIHAAKMTPEELLVRFHQQVPDRKAFYFDTYKEADRSFRVASATKPPKDKNADKAEKSKKKGRGPRGVFAYHYLDPYTGKVIGSTKSYEFFYIVAHIHAQLLAGKLGKTVVGIASIIFFIQLIGGLILWWPKKWNKTTRTTAFKIKSGTKWRRKNYDFHNVFGFYSLLPAVFITITGLIMAYEVLTNLTQQTFGGAVDAHAIAEKYEPKFDPEKKALSYVDFVDRKFKEFPNAKQFRMSIPRNDSATVYHIGVAQFIGLKSLVNGKSMETNKYTGNEIDYPKEVQMHEVIEHMNFDLHVGYWGGMFGKIFTFIIGIICTSLPVTGFLIWWGRRNKSPKKNKEIKNIHQQRKDSHHEQLV from the coding sequence ATGGAGAATAAAAAAATTAATCCTAAAAAAAGGCAGGGAAAATCTCTTACCAAAAGGATCACCGGCTGGCTGCATCTCTGGCTCGGACTGGTTTCCGGGATCATTGTGCTTACAGTTACCCTTTCGGGGACGGTATTTGTCTTTTGTGACGAAATCATTGATCTGTGCGGAGGGAGCGCTAAATACGTTGAAACTCCGATTCATGCTGCAAAAATGACACCTGAAGAATTGCTTGTCAGGTTTCATCAGCAGGTTCCGGACAGAAAAGCATTTTATTTTGATACTTATAAAGAAGCAGACAGAAGCTTTAGGGTAGCTTCAGCCACAAAACCACCTAAAGATAAAAATGCCGATAAAGCAGAAAAGTCAAAGAAAAAAGGGCGGGGACCTCGCGGAGTATTTGCCTATCATTATCTCGATCCTTACACAGGAAAGGTAATCGGTTCTACAAAAAGCTATGAATTTTTCTATATTGTTGCCCATATTCATGCACAGCTGCTGGCAGGAAAGCTCGGGAAAACAGTGGTTGGAATTGCCTCAATCATCTTTTTTATTCAGCTCATCGGCGGACTGATTCTCTGGTGGCCTAAAAAATGGAACAAAACAACAAGAACAACCGCTTTTAAAATCAAATCCGGAACAAAATGGCGCAGGAAAAACTATGATTTTCATAATGTTTTTGGCTTTTATTCATTGCTTCCGGCCGTATTTATTACCATTACAGGTCTCATTATGGCTTATGAAGTCTTAACTAATCTTACCCAGCAGACTTTCGGAGGAGCTGTGGATGCTCATGCCATTGCAGAAAAATATGAACCTAAGTTTGATCCGGAGAAAAAAGCGTTGTCTTATGTTGATTTTGTAGACAGAAAATTTAAAGAGTTTCCCAATGCAAAGCAGTTCAGAATGAGTATTCCAAGAAATGATTCGGCAACGGTTTATCATATTGGAGTTGCTCAATTTATTGGATTGAAAAGTCTTGTTAACGGTAAAAGTATGGAAACCAACAAATACACCGGAAATGAGATTGATTATCCTAAAGAAGTTCAGATGCATGAAGTGATAGAACACATGAATTTTGATCTTCATGTAGGCTATTGGGGCGGAATGTTTGGTAAAATATTCACCTTCATTATCGGAATTATCTGTACAAGTCTCCCGGTTACCGGATTCCTGATCTGGTGGGGCCGAAGAAACAAATCCCCCAAAAAGAATAAAGAAATTAAAAATATTCATCAACAAAGAAAAGACTCACACCATGAACAACTGGTTTAA
- a CDS encoding GNAT family N-acetyltransferase — translation MNFSVQPVLENEEFQLIPLQQGDFESLYEVASDPKVWEQHPNKDRYKREVFENFFTGAMESKGAFKIIEKATGDVLGSSRYYDFDKEDNHIFIGYTFYGTKSWGKGINPQVKKLMLDYIFQFVDKVHFHIGKENFRSQTALERLGGKKIAEEEVAYFAEPSRTNFVYEIKKEDWA, via the coding sequence ATGAATTTTTCTGTTCAGCCTGTTTTAGAGAATGAAGAATTTCAATTAATCCCCTTACAGCAAGGGGATTTTGAATCTTTATATGAAGTAGCATCCGATCCTAAAGTATGGGAACAACACCCTAACAAAGATCGTTACAAGAGAGAAGTTTTTGAAAACTTTTTTACAGGAGCTATGGAGAGTAAAGGAGCTTTTAAAATCATAGAAAAAGCTACCGGAGATGTATTGGGAAGCAGCCGTTATTATGATTTTGATAAAGAAGATAACCATATTTTTATCGGGTATACTTTCTACGGCACAAAATCATGGGGAAAAGGCATTAATCCTCAGGTTAAAAAGCTGATGCTGGATTATATTTTCCAGTTTGTAGATAAAGTTCATTTCCATATCGGGAAAGAGAATTTCCGTTCGCAGACCGCTTTGGAAAGATTGGGAGGAAAAAAAATTGCTGAAGAAGAAGTAGCTTATTTTGCAGAACCTTCCAGAACCAATTTCGTGTATGAAATAAAAAAAGAAGATTGGGCATGA
- a CDS encoding DinB family protein has translation MKFSTSELLDELKNKTKQHLHFAEILSLKPENDLNFRTSADSWSTLECLEHLNRYGNFYIPEISRSISSANKSPQSYFKPGILGNYFAKSMLPKEKLNTMKTLKTMNPIHSQLNKGVIDIFMKQQENLLELLEEAQYIDLGKVKTSISISKMIKLKLGDTFRFVIYHNARHIEQVKRILTD, from the coding sequence ATGAAATTTTCAACCTCAGAATTACTGGATGAGTTAAAAAACAAAACGAAACAGCATTTGCATTTTGCTGAAATATTGTCATTGAAGCCGGAGAATGATCTGAATTTCAGAACTTCAGCGGACAGCTGGAGTACATTGGAATGTCTGGAGCATCTTAATCGTTATGGAAATTTTTATATTCCTGAAATCAGCCGCAGTATTTCTTCTGCCAATAAATCTCCGCAATCTTATTTTAAACCCGGAATTCTTGGGAATTATTTTGCTAAAAGTATGCTTCCCAAAGAGAAACTGAATACAATGAAAACGCTTAAAACAATGAATCCTATCCATAGTCAACTGAATAAAGGTGTCATAGATATATTCATGAAGCAACAGGAAAATCTGCTTGAATTACTGGAAGAAGCGCAATACATTGATCTGGGAAAAGTAAAAACAAGCATAAGCATTTCAAAAATGATAAAACTGAAGTTGGGAGATACCTTCCGTTTTGTTATTTACCATAATGCAAGGCATATTGAGCAAGTAAAAAGAATTTTAACGGATTAA
- a CDS encoding PEGA domain-containing protein, with the protein MKNKLSIVLMLGITLSTTSCATIFTGTQDSIAFSSSPEGAKVFHKGIEKCTTPCTTKIPRGLGKQMITFEKEGFEKKEVKLTKNFNAVTLLNIILGGAIGVGIDAATGSLTKYSPKKYDVELQAKPE; encoded by the coding sequence ATGAAAAACAAATTATCAATTGTACTCATGCTGGGAATCACCCTTTCTACCACTTCATGTGCAACTATTTTTACCGGAACTCAGGATTCAATAGCTTTTTCTTCAAGCCCAGAAGGAGCAAAAGTATTTCACAAAGGAATAGAAAAATGTACAACACCGTGTACAACTAAGATTCCGAGAGGTCTAGGCAAACAGATGATTACATTTGAAAAAGAAGGATTTGAGAAGAAAGAAGTAAAACTGACCAAAAACTTTAATGCAGTTACTTTACTGAATATTATTCTTGGAGGAGCAATAGGAGTAGGAATTGATGCTGCTACAGGTTCTTTAACCAAATATTCTCCAAAGAAATACGACGTTGAACTACAGGCTAAACCAGAGTAA
- a CDS encoding DUF2911 domain-containing protein produces MKKLILAVCISVSAFSFAQDYSVPAASPRQKVEQQFSMSKISIDYGRPGVKGRKIFGELVPYGQVWRAGANSSTKITFGQAVNFGGKTVPAGTYGLFIVPTEKEWKVILNKDFQQWGAYTYDPKQDVVDVTVPVNKLTDKQEWFEITLNPTDENSGNLVIKWDMAQAEVPLKPSKLDTVIKISDKLKEIKKIESDSTKKS; encoded by the coding sequence GTGAAAAAGTTAATATTAGCAGTTTGCATTTCAGTTTCAGCTTTCAGTTTTGCTCAGGATTATTCTGTGCCAGCAGCAAGTCCGCGTCAGAAGGTTGAGCAGCAGTTTTCAATGTCTAAGATCTCCATTGACTATGGAAGACCAGGAGTGAAAGGACGTAAGATCTTTGGAGAACTGGTTCCTTACGGACAGGTTTGGAGAGCAGGAGCTAACTCATCTACAAAAATTACTTTTGGACAGGCTGTTAATTTCGGAGGGAAAACAGTTCCTGCAGGAACATACGGATTATTCATTGTTCCTACAGAAAAAGAATGGAAAGTAATCCTTAATAAAGACTTCCAACAATGGGGAGCTTATACTTACGATCCCAAACAGGATGTAGTAGACGTTACCGTACCGGTTAATAAACTGACAGACAAACAGGAATGGTTTGAGATTACCCTGAATCCTACAGACGAAAACTCTGGAAACCTGGTGATCAAATGGGATATGGCTCAGGCGGAAGTTCCATTGAAACCATCAAAATTAGATACCGTAATCAAGATTTCTGATAAGTTGAAGGAAATCAAGAAAATAGAATCAGATTCTACTAAGAAGAGCTAA
- a CDS encoding CDP-alcohol phosphatidyltransferase family protein produces the protein MKAKIPAVLIFSRLIIGFIIISLSLLKIENDQTIIVTLLSIGLLTDIFDGIIARYLNISTQKLRRLDSTVDQIFFISVGVAAYILCPEFFEQNIYKIIILAAAEALIYLVSFLKFKKEVATHSIGAKIWTLLLFGTLVQVILQCQSIILFNLCFWIGLLTRAEIIAILLILKTWTNDVPSVFHSIQLRKGKTIKKNKMFNS, from the coding sequence ATGAAAGCTAAAATCCCGGCTGTTTTAATTTTTTCAAGACTGATTATTGGATTTATTATTATTTCTTTAAGTCTTCTCAAGATAGAAAACGATCAGACAATCATTGTCACTCTTTTATCCATAGGATTATTGACGGATATTTTTGATGGAATTATCGCTAGGTATCTGAATATTTCAACACAAAAACTCAGACGTTTGGATTCTACAGTTGATCAGATATTTTTCATATCAGTAGGAGTTGCGGCTTATATACTATGTCCTGAGTTTTTCGAACAAAATATTTATAAAATAATTATTCTTGCAGCAGCCGAAGCTCTAATTTATCTGGTAAGTTTTTTAAAATTCAAAAAAGAAGTAGCTACACACTCTATTGGTGCTAAGATCTGGACCTTATTACTTTTTGGAACATTGGTTCAGGTTATTTTACAATGTCAGTCAATTATTTTATTTAATCTTTGTTTTTGGATTGGCCTGCTTACCAGAGCAGAAATTATTGCCATCCTTTTGATCCTGAAAACCTGGACTAATGATGTTCCTTCTGTTTTTCACTCAATCCAGCTCAGAAAAGGGAAAACAATTAAGAAAAATAAGATGTTCAACAGTTGA
- a CDS encoding methylated-DNA--[protein]-cysteine S-methyltransferase: protein MEIIHQKNISTPLGEMIACAVDQGICLLEFTDRKNIEKQLKTLSKVFKAEIVEQEHPHFVQLENELKEYFDGQRSHFEVPIFTTGTEFQEKVWELLREIPMGEIRTYKQQSEILGNPKAIRAVGTANGINKIAILIPCHRVIGSNGELVGYAGGIWRKQKLLELEKAILF, encoded by the coding sequence ATGGAAATTATACACCAAAAAAACATATCAACCCCGCTGGGAGAAATGATTGCCTGTGCTGTAGATCAGGGCATCTGTCTGCTTGAGTTTACAGACCGGAAGAATATTGAAAAACAACTGAAAACTTTATCAAAAGTGTTTAAAGCAGAGATTGTAGAACAAGAACATCCTCATTTTGTACAGCTTGAAAACGAACTGAAAGAATATTTTGACGGTCAAAGGAGCCATTTTGAAGTTCCAATATTTACCACAGGAACCGAGTTTCAGGAAAAAGTATGGGAACTTCTCCGTGAAATTCCGATGGGAGAGATAAGAACTTATAAGCAGCAGTCAGAAATATTGGGAAATCCAAAAGCAATACGTGCCGTAGGAACAGCTAACGGAATCAATAAAATTGCCATTTTAATTCCCTGCCATCGAGTGATAGGCTCCAATGGCGAATTGGTAGGCTATGCAGGCGGTATCTGGAGAAAACAAAAACTGCTGGAGCTGGAAAAGGCTATTTTATTTTAG
- a CDS encoding alpha/beta hydrolase, with product MNNWFKMIYLPLFLLFSLGKAQEKLTIGEKQNLFSKVLNENREIWIHLPKTYNDSTINPAKYPVIYLLDGEINFEYYTGLTDFIARTPYADIPECIVVGIKNTERTRDLTPTKSEKKSPVNPTLTLFTDSGGGEIFLKFMQEELKPFINKNYRTQDYSVLVGHSFGGLFAINTFLLHPDYFNAYVANDPSLWWDNKVTISRTKEYLGRNKKFPAKKSLYVSQADNEEQQKNWNSDMTQAIEEFKTIIEKNGSLNYKHSFFEGETHGTVSYPGNYEALKFIFKGFRTDIKQLAKNPKLLEENYKNFSEKMGADFEPSEAYLNVVIKFMKGNGFKDSETYFMKLKDQYYPKK from the coding sequence ATGAACAACTGGTTTAAAATGATTTACCTTCCCTTATTTTTATTGTTTTCTTTGGGAAAAGCCCAGGAAAAACTGACGATAGGAGAGAAGCAGAACTTATTTTCAAAAGTTTTAAACGAAAATAGAGAAATCTGGATTCATCTGCCTAAAACTTATAACGACAGTACCATCAATCCCGCAAAATATCCGGTCATCTATCTTTTAGACGGAGAAATCAATTTTGAATATTACACAGGATTAACAGATTTTATTGCCAGAACACCTTATGCCGATATCCCGGAATGTATTGTGGTAGGAATTAAAAATACAGAAAGAACAAGAGATCTTACACCGACAAAGTCTGAAAAGAAAAGTCCCGTAAATCCTACTCTTACTCTTTTTACAGACAGTGGCGGAGGTGAAATTTTCCTGAAATTTATGCAGGAAGAGTTGAAGCCTTTTATCAATAAAAACTATAGGACTCAGGATTATTCCGTATTGGTAGGGCATTCTTTCGGGGGATTGTTTGCCATTAATACTTTTCTTTTACATCCGGATTATTTTAATGCTTATGTTGCCAATGATCCGAGTTTATGGTGGGATAATAAAGTAACTATTTCAAGAACAAAAGAATATTTAGGAAGAAATAAGAAGTTTCCTGCAAAAAAATCTTTATATGTTTCCCAGGCGGACAATGAAGAACAGCAGAAAAACTGGAATTCTGATATGACACAGGCAATTGAAGAATTTAAAACAATAATAGAAAAGAACGGATCTCTGAACTATAAACATAGTTTTTTCGAAGGAGAAACTCACGGAACAGTTTCTTATCCCGGAAATTATGAAGCTTTAAAATTTATATTTAAAGGTTTCCGAACAGATATAAAACAATTGGCTAAAAATCCCAAACTCCTTGAAGAAAATTATAAAAATTTTTCCGAAAAAATGGGTGCAGATTTTGAACCCTCGGAAGCTTACCTGAATGTAGTCATCAAATTCATGAAAGGCAATGGTTTCAAAGACTCCGAAACGTATTTTATGAAACTGAAAGACCAATATTATCCTAAGAAATAA
- a CDS encoding TonB-dependent siderophore receptor, producing the protein MKKTIISAALLAVTMLSAQETDTVKVAEIQSVSLQGTHNYRTKKSESIARLPLENLENPTVYNLVPKEIISEMGAADFNTAMASAPGVVVSNSVNDSGNDIFMRGFSSNASFRNGLIQNPRVQSEIANIERVEVIKGPSGTLFGGTLANYGGVVNIVTKKPQENFGGIINYTTGSWGMNRITADVNTPLNKEKTALARFNVAAYSQDSFQDAGYNKGLFFSGSVLYKVSDKTTVTLDTEFHAPDKTLNAYVRNSEKLTLHSMKDLEVAYKRAFTSNDIGSKRTNFVTMAEVTHKFNDQWTSRTSYQRGEANENESIFLVLRYLNNNQVERMIRPFDSFKVTTDNIQQNFTGDFKIGTLRNRLVVGIDYFQQRTKYQFPYYEANGYSNVFMPYDKVNLDSSSAWDPISRNKFMNKERKSTESDITTFRTISGYISDVLNITDNLLVMASLRVDSYKNDDTVVNGVEISTQNGYPENKVTGYSQTQFSPKFGLVYEIVKEQISFFANYVNGFKNYAPSLNEVGILTKWDPEQGNQIETGFKVDLFHKKLLTTVSYYNINVKNRLVADPGGIGSIQDGNIKSQGLEIGIIANPFKGWNIVAGYGYNDNKYDDRSKDSGKRIAWTPKHVANLWTSYKIMDGAYEGLGFGAGFNFVDQTYINITNHFLAPSYTTVGATIFYDKKKYRIGLKMNNALNENYWNFYGQPQKPREILANFAFKF; encoded by the coding sequence ATGAAAAAAACTATTATTTCTGCAGCTCTATTAGCCGTAACAATGCTGAGTGCCCAGGAAACAGATACTGTTAAAGTGGCTGAGATCCAGTCCGTATCACTTCAGGGAACCCATAATTACAGAACCAAAAAATCTGAATCTATTGCAAGACTTCCTCTGGAAAACCTTGAAAACCCAACTGTTTACAATCTTGTTCCCAAAGAAATCATCAGCGAAATGGGAGCAGCGGACTTCAACACAGCCATGGCTTCTGCTCCCGGAGTAGTGGTAAGCAATAGTGTGAATGACAGCGGAAACGATATTTTTATGAGAGGATTCAGTTCAAACGCCAGTTTCAGAAACGGATTGATTCAAAACCCAAGAGTACAGTCGGAAATCGCTAATATTGAGAGAGTAGAAGTAATAAAAGGACCCTCCGGAACCTTATTCGGAGGAACACTTGCCAATTATGGAGGTGTTGTAAATATTGTGACTAAAAAACCACAGGAAAATTTCGGAGGAATTATCAATTATACCACGGGAAGCTGGGGAATGAACAGGATCACAGCAGATGTGAACACTCCTTTGAATAAAGAAAAAACAGCTTTGGCAAGATTCAATGTCGCTGCTTATTCTCAGGATTCTTTTCAGGATGCAGGTTACAATAAAGGATTGTTTTTCTCCGGAAGTGTTTTGTACAAAGTAAGTGACAAAACCACCGTAACGCTTGATACCGAGTTTCACGCTCCGGACAAAACATTGAATGCTTATGTAAGGAATTCAGAAAAACTGACTCTGCATTCCATGAAAGACCTTGAAGTAGCTTACAAAAGAGCATTTACAAGTAACGATATCGGTTCCAAAAGAACCAATTTCGTAACCATGGCTGAGGTGACTCACAAATTTAATGACCAATGGACGTCAAGAACCTCCTACCAAAGAGGAGAAGCCAATGAGAACGAATCTATCTTTTTAGTACTTAGATATTTGAATAACAATCAGGTTGAAAGAATGATCCGTCCTTTCGACAGCTTTAAAGTAACCACAGACAATATTCAGCAGAATTTCACAGGAGATTTTAAAATTGGAACTTTAAGAAACCGTCTTGTGGTGGGGATAGATTACTTCCAGCAAAGAACAAAATATCAGTTCCCTTATTATGAAGCCAACGGATACAGCAATGTTTTCATGCCTTATGATAAAGTGAATCTGGATAGTTCTTCAGCATGGGATCCTATCTCAAGAAACAAATTTATGAATAAGGAAAGAAAATCTACCGAATCAGATATCACCACATTCAGAACAATCAGCGGATATATCTCTGATGTTTTGAACATTACAGATAACTTACTGGTAATGGCAAGTTTGAGAGTAGACAGCTATAAAAATGATGATACAGTAGTAAACGGGGTAGAAATTTCTACCCAAAACGGATATCCTGAAAATAAAGTTACAGGGTACAGCCAAACGCAGTTTTCACCCAAGTTTGGATTGGTCTATGAAATTGTAAAAGAACAGATTTCATTCTTCGCCAATTACGTAAATGGATTTAAAAACTATGCGCCGTCACTGAATGAAGTGGGTATTTTGACGAAATGGGATCCGGAGCAGGGAAATCAGATTGAAACAGGTTTTAAAGTAGATCTTTTCCATAAAAAATTACTGACAACGGTGAGTTATTATAATATTAACGTTAAAAACAGACTGGTAGCAGATCCGGGCGGAATTGGAAGTATTCAGGATGGTAATATTAAAAGTCAGGGATTGGAAATAGGGATCATTGCAAACCCCTTCAAAGGATGGAATATCGTTGCCGGATATGGATATAACGACAACAAATATGACGACCGAAGCAAAGACAGCGGGAAGAGAATCGCATGGACTCCAAAACATGTAGCCAATCTATGGACAAGCTACAAAATTATGGATGGAGCGTATGAAGGACTTGGTTTTGGGGCTGGATTTAATTTTGTAGATCAAACCTACATCAATATTACCAATCACTTCCTTGCTCCTTCTTACACTACAGTTGGTGCTACTATTTTCTATGACAAGAAAAAATACAGAATCGGTCTGAAAATGAATAATGCATTGAATGAAAACTACTGGAACTTCTACGGGCAGCCACAGAAGCCAAGAGAAATCCTTGCCAATTTTGCATTCAAATTTTAA